Proteins from a genomic interval of Zingiber officinale cultivar Zhangliang chromosome 2A, Zo_v1.1, whole genome shotgun sequence:
- the LOC122041716 gene encoding 5'-nucleotidase SurE-like has translation MTDPDSAKSNHLPPNLVANLQSVLIGRRAAGGGDADSKPAAEEDPQIASSADASQAEEAAVDDGLKKPIVLVTNADGIGSPGITFLVEALVSEGQCAVHVCAPDSDKSLSSHAITLYQTVAAASAEIKGASAFEITGTPADCVSLALSGALYSWSKPALVISGINKGSNCGYHCFYSGAVASAREALLSGVPSLVFSLDWKKDESKETDFKDAADACLPLINAALRDINKGIFPKSCLLNIEIPTSPSANKGFKLTRQSLWKYAPSWQGVSANRQPGQFMSMHQSLGIQLAQLGRDASAAGAARRIGTQRKLVEVESVATTGKTEQKEVVKKYFRLEFVDKEQEAKDEDYDFRALENGYIAVTPISLELQMESEIQASASNWFATALERGEEATEADA, from the exons ATGACGGATCCGGATTCCGCAAAGAGTAACCATTTGCCCCCAAACCTTGTAGCCAACCTCCAGAGCGTCCTCATCGGAAGAAGGGCTGCTGGAGGAGGCGACGCTGATTCCAAGCCTGCGGCGGAGGAGGATCCCCAAATCGCCTCCTCTGCCGACGCGTCCCAAGCCGAGGAGGCGGCCGTTGACGATGGGTTGAAGAAGCCCATCGTTCTCGTGACCAATGCTGACGGGATCGGCTCCCCTGGCATCACATTTCTCGTGGAAGCCCTAGTGAGCGAGGGGCAGTGCGCGGTCCACGTCTGTGCTCCCGATTC GGACAAGTCTCTATCCAGTCATGCAATTACCCTTTATCAAACAGTTGCAGCAGCATCTGCCGAGATTAAAGGTGCCTCAGCCTTTGAGATTACAG GTACTCCTGCTGATTGCGTCTCTTTAGCTTTATCTGGTGCACTATACTCATGGTCGAAGCCTGCACTG GTTATTAGTGGAATTAACAAGGGATCAAATTGTGGTTATCATTG CTTTTATTCAGGCGCTGTTGCCAGCGCTAGAGAGGCTCTGTTAAGTGGAGTGCCTTCTCTTGTATTTTCCTTAGATTG GAAGAAGGATGAGAGTAAAGAAACTGATTTCAAGGATGCTGCTGATGCTTGTTTGCCACTGATCAATGCAGCCCTGAGGGacattaataaaggcattttcCCAAAAAGTTGTCTGCTTAACATAGAAATACCCACTAGTCCATCTGCCAACAAG GGCTTTAAACTAACCAGGCAGAGCCTCTGGAAATACGCTCCAAGCTGGCAAGGCGTCTCAGCAAATAGGCAACCTGGGCAGTTCATGTCTATGCATCAAAGTCTTGGTATCCAGCTTGCGCAGCTCGGCCGAGATGCCTCTGCTGCT GGAGCGGCACGTCGCATTGGTACTCAAAGGAAACTTGTAGAAGTAGAATCAGTTGCAACTACTGGAAAAACTGAGCAGAAAGAAGTGGTGAAGAAGTACTTCCGGCTAGAG TTTGTTGATAAGGAGCAAGAAGCCAAGGACGAAGATTACGATTTTAGAGCCCTGGAGAACGGATAT ATCGCAGTTACTCCCATATCTTTAGAATTGCAAATGGAATCTGAGATCCAAGCATCTGCTTCTAACTGGTTCGCAACAGCTCTAGAAAGAGGTGAAGAGGCTACTGAGGCCGATGCTTAG